A single window of Flavobacterium sp. 140616W15 DNA harbors:
- a CDS encoding exo-beta-N-acetylmuramidase NamZ domain-containing protein has product MKKLTIICVLITTVSFAQKIKTGAENYTEYLPLLKGKTIGIVTNQTGIIDKKTHLVDFLVEKKVKIKTIFAPEHGFRGTADAGEHVSDEIDSKTGLSIVSLYGKNNKPSGEQLKGIDVMIFDLQDVGTRLYTYVSTMHRIMEACAENNVPLIVMDRPNPNIGIVDGPVLDIVFKSGIGMHPTPLLHGMTLGEEAKMINGEKWLKDGIQCELTVIPCLNYDRSMSYSLPVRPSPNLPNDQSINLYVSLCLFEGTNVSMGRGTEKQFQIYGSPYLPKSDFAFTPKPNFGDKDPLYNGVECNGEDLSAIPKIDKLEIKWLIKAYQITSDKSKFFDKRKFSIRAGNEKLQQQIEAGTSEEEIRNSWKEGLQAFKKMRKQYLIYK; this is encoded by the coding sequence ATGAAAAAACTAACCATAATATGCGTACTAATTACAACTGTTTCTTTTGCGCAAAAAATAAAGACAGGAGCAGAAAATTATACTGAATATTTGCCTTTACTAAAAGGGAAGACTATCGGTATAGTAACCAATCAAACAGGAATTATTGACAAGAAAACCCATCTTGTTGATTTTTTGGTTGAGAAAAAAGTAAAGATAAAAACCATTTTTGCACCAGAGCACGGCTTTCGAGGGACAGCCGATGCAGGCGAACACGTATCTGATGAAATCGATTCAAAAACAGGTTTGTCGATTGTTTCCCTTTACGGAAAAAACAACAAACCAAGTGGAGAACAATTAAAAGGAATTGATGTCATGATTTTTGATTTACAGGATGTGGGGACAAGGTTATACACATACGTTTCTACAATGCACAGAATAATGGAAGCATGTGCAGAGAATAATGTCCCGTTGATAGTAATGGATCGGCCAAATCCAAATATTGGTATTGTAGATGGACCAGTTTTGGATATTGTTTTTAAAAGTGGGATTGGGATGCATCCAACACCTTTGCTTCACGGAATGACTCTGGGTGAAGAAGCCAAAATGATTAATGGAGAAAAATGGTTAAAAGATGGGATTCAATGTGAACTTACGGTTATTCCGTGCTTAAATTATGACAGAAGTATGAGTTATAGTTTGCCTGTACGACCTTCTCCAAACTTGCCTAACGACCAATCGATTAATTTATATGTTAGTTTGTGTCTTTTTGAAGGAACTAATGTGAGTATGGGACGCGGAACCGAAAAGCAATTTCAGATTTATGGATCTCCATACTTGCCCAAAAGTGACTTTGCATTTACTCCCAAGCCTAATTTTGGGGATAAAGACCCTCTATATAATGGAGTAGAGTGTAATGGAGAGGATTTATCGGCAATACCTAAAATAGATAAACTAGAAATCAAATGGTTGATTAAAGCATACCAAATAACATCGGATAAATCTAAATTTTTTGATAAAAGAAAGTTCTCAATACGAGCAGGAAATGAAAAATTACAACAGCAGATAGAAGCAGGAACCTCCGAAGAAGAGATAAGAAATAGTTGGAAAGAAGGTTTACAAGCCTTTAAAAAAATGAGAAAGCAGTACTTAATTTATAAATAA
- a CDS encoding PepSY-like domain-containing protein, with product MKKIILSGFIALTLLFSATSCSSDDDNDNDYESVISAKDLPQPATTFVTSYFPTATYKLIKKQNIPDSDGSVYDVLLSNNFEIDFDINGKWVDIDGNNQAIPVELIPEKINTYVKENYPNQSVTAIDNEKTHIEIELSNNLELVFDLEGNFIRIDK from the coding sequence ATGAAAAAAATAATCTTATCAGGCTTTATTGCTTTAACGCTTTTATTCTCAGCAACATCTTGTAGTAGTGATGATGATAATGATAATGACTACGAATCTGTAATTAGCGCTAAAGACTTACCTCAACCAGCAACAACATTTGTTACCTCATATTTCCCTACTGCTACTTATAAACTAATAAAAAAGCAAAACATTCCTGATTCTGATGGTTCTGTATATGATGTTTTATTGAGTAATAATTTTGAAATTGATTTTGATATAAACGGAAAATGGGTTGATATCGATGGAAATAACCAAGCAATTCCTGTTGAATTAATTCCTGAAAAAATCAATACTTATGTAAAGGAAAATTATCCTAATCAATCTGTAACAGCTATAGACAACGAAAAAACTCATATCGAAATAGAACTTTCTAATAATCTGGAACTTGTATTTGATCTTGAAGGAAATTTTATCCGAATAGATAAATAA
- a CDS encoding PepSY-like domain-containing protein — translation MKTKLNLAMCLIAGLAFGLSANAQKTVITKTALPANAQSFLKTHFAGQEPTYIIEDKEMFSKDYKVQFANNLEVEFDGKGNWEEVDGNHQAIPISVIPKKIVSYINTNFANTTITKIDKGTWGYEVNLSNGLELEFNSKGNFIRIDN, via the coding sequence ATGAAAACTAAATTAAACTTGGCTATGTGCCTAATAGCAGGATTAGCATTTGGACTTTCTGCAAATGCACAAAAAACAGTAATCACTAAAACTGCACTACCTGCAAATGCTCAATCTTTTTTAAAAACCCATTTTGCAGGACAAGAGCCTACTTATATAATTGAGGACAAAGAAATGTTCTCTAAAGACTACAAAGTTCAGTTTGCTAATAATTTAGAAGTTGAATTTGATGGAAAAGGAAATTGGGAAGAAGTAGATGGAAATCATCAGGCTATTCCTATATCTGTAATTCCAAAAAAAATTGTATCTTACATAAATACCAATTTTGCCAATACAACAATAACCAAAATTGACAAAGGTACTTGGGGTTACGAAGTAAACTTAAGTAACGGTTTAGAGCTAGAATTTAACTCTAAAGGTAATTTTATAAGAATCGATAATTAA
- a CDS encoding cell wall metabolism sensor histidine kinase WalK, producing the protein MKLQNYTLRYLALTLLIVIPIWAGIFYMLILDEVHDNIDDDLKNSKIIIIRHTFADKKLLNSPEFGINKFTIKPLPKGNYSRKDEFSTSKEFMEYDNDNEPIRTLKTIFNDDKGNPHELIIKASIVEEDELLEDLLLALIGLYVMLVISILAVNHLLLKKIWKSFHIILDNLKEIKLGTGSRLKPINSPIDEFNILAKEVEKMLNRNETIYSSQKQFIENASHELQTPLAISINKLELFAENTVLPDEQMMEIGKITDTLTRLTRLNKSLLMLSKIENQQYSEEENVNFNELILLLIDDYTDLADFKKVKITVVENDSLYFMMNKGLAIALISNLLKNAIIHNHPDGFVNFIINKNDIIISNTGNNPPLNSELIFGRFYRHTTTNESTGLGLSIVKSIINNYSITIEYSFTGNHQFKINFPKK; encoded by the coding sequence ATGAAATTACAAAATTATACCCTTCGTTATCTGGCACTTACGCTTCTTATTGTAATCCCAATCTGGGCAGGGATTTTTTATATGCTGATTTTAGATGAAGTACATGATAATATCGATGATGATTTAAAAAACTCTAAGATTATTATTATCCGTCACACTTTTGCCGACAAAAAATTATTAAATTCTCCAGAATTTGGTATCAACAAGTTTACTATAAAACCATTACCAAAAGGTAATTATTCTCGAAAAGATGAGTTTTCTACTTCTAAGGAATTCATGGAATATGATAATGATAACGAACCTATCAGGACATTAAAAACTATATTTAATGATGATAAAGGCAATCCTCATGAACTAATTATAAAAGCATCAATCGTTGAAGAAGATGAATTACTAGAAGATTTACTGCTTGCTTTAATTGGTTTATATGTTATGCTCGTAATTAGTATATTGGCAGTAAACCACTTGTTGTTAAAAAAAATATGGAAATCGTTTCATATCATTTTAGATAATCTTAAAGAAATTAAATTAGGAACTGGCAGCCGATTAAAACCTATAAATTCTCCTATCGATGAATTCAATATCTTAGCAAAAGAAGTAGAAAAAATGCTAAATCGCAATGAAACAATTTATTCTAGTCAAAAACAATTTATAGAGAATGCTTCTCATGAACTACAAACACCACTAGCAATTAGCATTAACAAACTCGAGTTATTTGCCGAAAATACCGTTCTTCCTGATGAACAAATGATGGAAATAGGAAAAATAACCGATACCTTAACTCGCTTAACAAGGTTGAATAAATCGTTATTAATGTTATCCAAAATAGAGAATCAACAGTATTCGGAAGAAGAAAATGTTAACTTTAATGAACTCATTTTATTACTAATTGACGACTACACAGATTTGGCTGATTTCAAAAAAGTAAAAATAACAGTCGTAGAAAATGATTCGTTATATTTTATGATGAACAAAGGATTGGCAATTGCATTGATTAGTAATTTATTAAAAAATGCCATAATACATAATCATCCAGATGGTTTTGTGAATTTCATAATAAATAAGAATGACATCATAATTTCGAACACTGGAAATAATCCTCCTTTAAATTCTGAATTAATTTTCGGAAGATTCTATCGCCATACCACAACAAATGAATCTACTGGTTTAGGTTTATCTATTGTAAAATCAATCATAAATAACTATTCGATTACTATAGAATATTCATTTACGGGAAATCATCAATTCAAAATCAACTTTCCTAAAAAGTAG
- a CDS encoding response regulator transcription factor encodes MKILIIEDEAGLREVVQQSLEKEKYIVETAYDYISGLDKLGAYDYDCILIDIMLPNGNGLDLLLEVKRQKKQSAVIIISAKDAVDDKVKGLNLGADDYLSKPFHLSELHARIKSAIRRNNYNGDNFITWKNVTLCPEQRTVTIDNNELILNRKEFDLLYYFIINPNRLINKTAIAEYVWGDHTDQADNLDFVYSQIKNLRKKLKDSNAEIDIQAVYGIGYKMN; translated from the coding sequence ATGAAAATTTTAATAATAGAAGATGAGGCTGGTTTACGTGAAGTGGTACAACAATCACTTGAAAAAGAAAAATATATTGTCGAAACGGCATATGATTATATTTCTGGATTAGACAAACTAGGCGCATATGATTACGATTGTATTCTAATTGATATCATGCTACCAAACGGGAATGGCCTTGACTTACTTCTGGAAGTAAAAAGACAAAAAAAACAAAGTGCAGTTATTATTATTTCAGCAAAAGATGCTGTTGATGATAAAGTAAAAGGTTTAAACTTAGGAGCTGATGATTATTTAAGTAAGCCTTTTCATTTGTCAGAATTACATGCACGAATAAAATCAGCTATTCGCAGAAATAATTATAATGGAGATAATTTTATTACTTGGAAGAACGTAACTCTTTGCCCTGAACAACGAACCGTTACCATAGATAATAATGAACTAATCTTAAACAGAAAAGAATTTGACTTACTCTACTATTTTATAATAAATCCAAACCGATTAATTAATAAAACTGCGATAGCCGAATATGTTTGGGGCGACCACACCGATCAGGCAGACAATTTAGATTTTGTATATTCACAAATTAAAAATTTGCGAAAAAAACTAAAAGACAGTAATGCCGAAATTGATATTCAAGCAGTTTACGGAATTGGATACAAAATGAATTAA
- a CDS encoding DUF4421 family protein: MKTYFYFLLLFILPYFSQAQVKVDTSYIKPFENHLSIRIYQSMKFISMEQNIGGETKKFMPNTPMNLGFGVSVNNTIINLSYGYGLNFMKDKDKGKTKALDFQIHNYGRKFIIDLFVQKYRGFYTADDNDKNIQLYPDLKIQQYGAFGQYVFNNKKFSYKAAFNQNERQLKTAGSFLLGGGIYFTKIDSDSSFVHKDKNSLRNFQFGVSGGYAYTWAINEKWFASGSATMGVNFGTEKINDFGKKR, from the coding sequence ATGAAAACATATTTTTATTTTTTACTTTTATTTATTCTTCCTTATTTTAGTCAAGCTCAGGTTAAGGTTGATACTTCTTATATTAAACCATTTGAAAATCATCTTTCTATTCGAATATATCAGTCGATGAAGTTTATTTCTATGGAACAAAACATAGGAGGCGAGACAAAGAAATTTATGCCAAATACACCAATGAATTTAGGTTTTGGAGTGTCTGTAAATAACACTATAATTAATTTAAGTTATGGATACGGCTTAAATTTTATGAAGGATAAAGATAAAGGGAAAACGAAAGCATTAGATTTTCAAATTCATAATTATGGGCGAAAGTTTATAATTGACCTTTTTGTTCAAAAGTATCGTGGATTTTATACTGCTGATGATAATGATAAAAACATACAGCTATACCCAGATTTAAAAATTCAGCAATATGGAGCATTTGGGCAGTATGTTTTTAATAACAAGAAATTCTCTTATAAAGCAGCTTTTAATCAAAATGAAAGGCAATTAAAAACCGCAGGAAGTTTTCTCCTTGGAGGTGGAATTTATTTTACAAAAATAGATTCAGATAGTTCTTTTGTACACAAGGATAAGAACTCATTACGGAATTTTCAGTTTGGTGTAAGTGGAGGTTATGCTTATACTTGGGCGATTAATGAAAAGTGGTTTGCTAGTGGTTCAGCAACAATGGGAGTTAATTTTGGGACTGAAAAAATAAATGATTTTGGTAAAAAAAGATAG